The following proteins are co-located in the Brevibacillus laterosporus DSM 25 genome:
- a CDS encoding genetic competence negative regulator, with protein MRVERLGQDKIRIFLTFDDLTERGIEKEDMWRDIPKVHELFNDMMEQAYDELGFEISGPVAVEVFALPAQGMVVIVTRGKTGITAEKDEEEDVYEMEVTLEESDLIIYAFRDFEHVVEVAHRINAFLTYGGSLYFYQDKYYLVLEDVELEQERYQHLIAILSEYGEANPITVYVLEEYGKSIMPDDAVKEIARYFR; from the coding sequence ATGCGAGTTGAACGCCTTGGCCAAGACAAGATAAGAATTTTTTTAACCTTTGACGATCTTACGGAGCGAGGTATTGAAAAGGAAGACATGTGGCGTGACATTCCTAAAGTTCATGAGCTGTTTAATGATATGATGGAGCAGGCTTATGATGAGCTTGGATTTGAAATATCTGGTCCAGTCGCTGTAGAAGTCTTTGCTTTACCTGCCCAAGGAATGGTAGTCATTGTCACTCGTGGCAAAACAGGAATTACTGCTGAAAAAGATGAAGAAGAAGATGTATACGAAATGGAAGTCACTTTAGAAGAGAGTGACTTAATCATATATGCTTTCCGCGATTTTGAACATGTCGTTGAAGTAGCCCACAGAATTAATGCCTTCTTAACATATGGGGGTAGCTTATATTTCTATCAGGATAAATACTACCTTGTTTTAGAGGATGTAGAGCTTGAACAAGAGCGTTACCAACATTTAATTGCCATTTTATCGGAATATGGTGAGGCGAATCCAATTACTGTATACGTGTTAGAAGAATACGGGAAGTCGATCATGCCTGATGATGCTGTTAAAGAGATAGCTCGTTATTTTCGTTAA
- a CDS encoding PIG-L deacetylase family protein, which translates to MLTTQKGILLIYAHPDDETFASGATIAFYNDQGTVRQTLLCATRGQAGKAGTPPLCTPEELPAYREAELRHACEILGVDRVAVLDYEDKLVGNSPIEELAAHIKEIIDEEKPQILITFAPHGISGHPDHIAMSKATQYVVEHLLDDSSSVRKLYHATIPLTAPFTSKNGTPTNGDSLEDITTIIDQKPYRDRIAKALLAHKTQHLSVERVFPGITAHDYKNVPTTNYYLLAWHNLPNYHPIQKETDLFAGI; encoded by the coding sequence TTGTTGACAACACAAAAAGGAATTCTATTAATTTATGCGCATCCAGACGATGAGACATTTGCCTCCGGGGCCACGATTGCATTTTATAATGACCAAGGTACTGTTCGTCAAACTCTCCTGTGTGCTACGCGAGGTCAGGCAGGTAAAGCAGGAACACCACCTCTATGTACACCAGAGGAGTTACCCGCTTATAGAGAGGCTGAATTACGCCATGCCTGTGAAATCTTAGGTGTGGATCGAGTTGCCGTATTAGATTATGAGGATAAACTAGTAGGCAATTCTCCAATAGAGGAGCTTGCTGCCCATATAAAAGAAATAATTGATGAGGAAAAACCACAAATTTTGATTACTTTTGCTCCACATGGGATATCGGGTCATCCTGATCATATAGCGATGTCTAAGGCTACTCAGTATGTCGTTGAGCACTTACTAGACGATTCTTCTAGTGTTCGTAAGCTATATCATGCGACAATACCGTTAACTGCTCCTTTTACGAGCAAAAATGGCACTCCTACCAATGGTGATTCACTAGAAGATATTACAACTATTATTGATCAAAAGCCCTATAGAGATCGGATAGCTAAAGCTTTACTAGCCCATAAAACACAGCATTTATCTGTTGAGCGAGTTTTTCCAGGTATAACTGCCCATGATTATAAAAACGTCCCTACCACTAATTATTATCTATTGGCCTGGCACAACTTGCCCAACTATCATCCTATACAAAAAGAAACCGACTTATTTGCGGGTATCTAA
- a CDS encoding Glu/Leu/Phe/Val family dehydrogenase, whose protein sequence is MVTNNTETAQQKESLNLLASTQTVIREALEKLGYQESMYELLKEPLRVLTVRIPVRMDNGDTKVFTGYRAQHNDAVGPTKGGIRFHPEVTEDEVKALSIWMSLKAGIVDLPYGGGKGGIICDPREMSFPELERLSRGYVRAISQLVGPTKDIPAPDVFTNSQIMAWMMDEYSCIREFDSPGFITGKPIALGGSHGRETATAKGVTICIREAAKKLGINLEGARVVVQGFGNAGSYLSKFMHDAGAKVVGISDAYGALYDPNGLDIDYLLDRRDSFGTVTKLFTNTISNKELLELDCDILVPAAIENQITAENAHNIKASIVVEAANGPTTLEATKVLTERGILLVPDVLASSGGVTVSYFEWVQNNQGYYWTEEEVEEKLERVMVRSFENVYQTSQTRRVNMRLAAYMVGARKMAEASRFRGWV, encoded by the coding sequence ATGGTAACCAACAACACTGAGACTGCGCAACAAAAAGAAAGTCTGAATCTTTTAGCTTCGACGCAGACGGTGATTAGGGAAGCACTAGAAAAACTAGGTTACCAAGAGTCGATGTACGAACTGTTAAAGGAGCCTTTGCGAGTCCTGACTGTTCGCATCCCAGTTCGAATGGACAATGGCGATACAAAAGTGTTCACAGGCTATCGTGCACAACACAATGATGCTGTTGGTCCAACAAAGGGCGGAATACGTTTCCATCCAGAAGTTACAGAGGATGAAGTGAAAGCGCTTTCTATATGGATGAGCTTGAAGGCGGGAATTGTTGATTTACCGTATGGCGGGGGTAAAGGTGGAATTATTTGTGATCCACGCGAAATGTCCTTCCCTGAATTAGAGCGTCTTAGCCGTGGTTATGTACGCGCTATCAGTCAATTAGTTGGACCAACTAAAGACATCCCTGCTCCAGACGTATTTACCAATTCACAAATCATGGCATGGATGATGGACGAGTATAGTTGCATTCGTGAATTTGACTCTCCAGGATTCATTACGGGTAAACCTATTGCATTAGGGGGCTCTCATGGTCGTGAAACAGCTACAGCAAAAGGTGTAACCATCTGCATTCGTGAAGCTGCTAAGAAGCTAGGTATCAATCTTGAAGGTGCTCGCGTGGTTGTCCAGGGCTTTGGTAATGCGGGAAGTTATTTATCTAAATTCATGCATGACGCTGGTGCTAAAGTGGTAGGTATCTCTGATGCTTACGGTGCTCTTTACGATCCAAATGGTTTGGATATTGATTACCTTTTAGATCGTCGCGATTCTTTTGGTACCGTTACCAAACTATTTACCAACACCATTTCTAATAAAGAACTATTGGAATTGGATTGCGATATACTTGTTCCGGCTGCTATTGAAAACCAAATCACAGCTGAGAATGCACATAACATTAAAGCTTCTATTGTAGTAGAAGCAGCCAATGGACCAACCACATTAGAAGCTACTAAAGTTTTAACAGAGCGTGGCATTTTGTTAGTGCCTGACGTGCTAGCTAGCTCTGGCGGTGTAACAGTATCGTACTTTGAGTGGGTACAAAACAACCAAGGTTACTATTGGACAGAAGAAGAAGTTGAAGAGAAATTAGAACGTGTGATGGTTCGTTCGTTTGAGAACGTCTACCAAACTTCTCAAACACGTCGTGTAAATATGCGTTTAGCTGCTTATATGGTGGGCGCTCGAAAGATGGCGGAAGCATCTCGTTTCCGTGGATGGGTTTAA
- a CDS encoding asparaginase — protein MKKVLVINTGGTIAMSVEEGTESVKPLDEHVLNHNLPYLSKYADVVMKDFVNLPSPHMTPAIMNQLREIIEQELLQDTYDGIVITHGTDTLEETAYFLDLTLPITVPIVVTGAMRSSNELGADGPVNLISSVRTAIDPSSRNKGVLVVFNDEIHAARHVTKTHTSNVATFQSPSYGPIGTISKKSIQYHHAPLSREFYEISHADGNVPLIKAVTGMDPAWLRFLLDQKIDGMVIEAFGLGNLPPMILPVLKELLQQNVPIVVVSRCYNGQVQDLYGYEGGGRQLKDMGMIFSNGLNGQKARLKLLVALQQTIDSTKLQDCFDH, from the coding sequence ATGAAAAAAGTGCTAGTAATAAATACAGGCGGTACCATTGCAATGTCAGTCGAAGAAGGCACAGAAAGCGTTAAACCACTAGATGAGCATGTTCTAAACCATAATCTTCCCTATTTAAGTAAGTATGCTGATGTGGTAATGAAAGATTTCGTTAACCTACCCAGTCCACACATGACGCCTGCTATTATGAATCAACTGCGGGAAATTATTGAACAAGAGCTGTTACAAGATACTTACGATGGTATCGTGATTACTCATGGTACCGATACCCTCGAAGAAACAGCATATTTTCTTGACCTTACCCTGCCAATTACCGTGCCGATTGTCGTAACAGGTGCTATGCGCTCTAGTAATGAACTAGGAGCAGACGGTCCTGTCAACCTGATTTCTTCCGTGCGCACGGCCATCGATCCAAGCAGTCGAAACAAAGGTGTACTGGTTGTTTTTAATGATGAAATTCATGCAGCCCGGCATGTAACCAAGACCCATACATCTAATGTAGCTACCTTCCAATCCCCTTCTTACGGGCCGATTGGTACCATCTCAAAAAAATCCATCCAGTACCACCATGCGCCTCTTTCACGCGAATTTTATGAAATATCGCATGCAGATGGCAATGTACCGCTCATTAAAGCGGTAACAGGTATGGACCCTGCCTGGCTCCGCTTTTTGTTAGACCAAAAAATTGATGGTATGGTAATTGAAGCGTTTGGTTTAGGAAACCTACCTCCAATGATCCTTCCCGTACTAAAGGAGCTACTACAGCAAAATGTCCCTATTGTCGTCGTTTCACGTTGCTATAACGGACAGGTGCAAGATTTATACGGATATGAAGGCGGTGGACGTCAATTAAAAGATATGGGTATGATTTTTTCAAATGGATTAAACGGACAGAAGGCGCGTTTGAAGCTGTTGGTAGCTTTACAACAAACCATTGACTCAACAAAATTGCAAGATTGCTTTGATCACTAA
- the prsW gene encoding glutamic-type intramembrane protease PrsW encodes MIPLIGAALAPGLALLCYFYLRDNLEPEPISMVIRSFIFGILLAFPVMVLQYIFQNEWGIDSVWFNTVISPAVVEEFFKWLVVFHTAYKHVEFNEPYDGIVYAVAVSLGFATLENFLYLVINGKQVAMWRALLPVSSHALFGIYMGYYMGRAKFANANENPLWLLFVSLMLPMCFHAIYNFIFLSVNYWLFMVVPYMAVLWWFGMKKVELAHDISSKKIHNRPH; translated from the coding sequence ATGATTCCGTTAATTGGTGCAGCTTTGGCGCCAGGACTTGCTTTGCTGTGTTATTTTTATTTGCGCGATAACTTAGAGCCGGAGCCAATTTCAATGGTGATACGCTCTTTTATTTTTGGTATCTTGCTTGCCTTTCCCGTAATGGTGTTGCAATATATTTTTCAAAATGAATGGGGCATCGATTCCGTCTGGTTTAACACGGTAATTTCACCTGCAGTTGTGGAAGAATTTTTTAAATGGTTAGTCGTGTTTCACACCGCATATAAACATGTAGAGTTTAATGAACCGTATGATGGTATTGTTTATGCTGTAGCGGTTTCCCTTGGTTTTGCGACGCTTGAAAACTTTTTGTATCTCGTGATTAATGGAAAGCAAGTTGCCATGTGGCGAGCATTATTACCAGTTTCTAGCCATGCTTTGTTTGGTATCTATATGGGCTATTACATGGGTAGAGCTAAATTTGCGAATGCAAATGAGAATCCACTATGGTTATTATTTGTCTCTTTAATGCTGCCAATGTGTTTTCACGCAATTTACAATTTCATTTTTCTGTCTGTTAATTATTGGTTGTTTATGGTCGTGCCATATATGGCAGTACTTTGGTGGTTTGGAATGAAAAAAGTAGAACTTGCTCACGATATCAGTTCTAAAAAAATACACAATCGTCCACACTAG
- a CDS encoding cell wall hydrolase yields the protein MRSKEVKTWRLMVASTVVVICTAFYLLLATNLQEAVQKQTEQPTESNVTPAATTTAQKTFSASQLSDNDLKLMANAVYGEARGEPYIGQVAIAAVIINRTKSSSFPNTPSAVIFEPRAFTAVADGQINLTPNENAKKAVKDALKGWDPTEGCTYYFNPETATSKWIWGRPQVKKIGKHIFCR from the coding sequence ATGAGGAGTAAAGAGGTCAAAACATGGAGGCTTATGGTTGCAAGTACAGTTGTAGTTATTTGTACGGCATTCTATTTATTACTCGCTACTAATCTACAAGAAGCGGTGCAGAAACAGACGGAACAGCCTACCGAATCTAATGTGACGCCAGCTGCTACTACCACGGCACAAAAAACATTTTCAGCCTCACAGTTATCAGACAATGACCTTAAGCTGATGGCAAATGCTGTATATGGAGAAGCGCGTGGAGAACCCTATATCGGGCAAGTAGCGATTGCGGCTGTTATCATAAATCGGACAAAGAGTTCATCGTTTCCAAATACGCCTTCCGCTGTTATTTTTGAACCTCGTGCCTTTACTGCGGTAGCAGACGGTCAGATTAACTTAACCCCGAATGAAAATGCTAAAAAGGCAGTTAAGGATGCTTTGAAAGGGTGGGACCCGACAGAAGGATGTACCTATTATTTTAATCCTGAAACAGCTACATCCAAATGGATATGGGGGCGCCCTCAGGTAAAAAAAATCGGTAAACATATATTCTGCCGCTAA
- the ypeB gene encoding germination protein YpeB: MVYGAISRVLFPVCLVGLVGVGVWGYQEHNEKNSILIKAENQYQRAFHDLNFHMNKLHDELGKSVVLNTRKQLAPCLTNVWRLAYTSQNDVGQLPLTLMPFNHTEEFLAKVADFSYEVAVRDLNQEPLSEKEYKRLNTLYQNSKKIQKELTGVQTKVIDSKLRWMDVETALAKQQQPGDNTIVDGFKTIDKKVQEFPEMEWGMTVHNMETKRQQRIKGISGKPVSEQKAIEIAKKFVGNISPKDKISVEKNGKGMQYNAYSVRITSKNASPINMDVTKKGGKVVWLLNEREVKQAKINLDQAEKSAKKFLKEKGYGDMVATERDTYGGIGVFTFVPKVEDVLIYPDSVTVKVALDNGDVNGFHAVEYLFNHKQRMIPKAKVSAQRARTMINPHVKVTDSRLAMIQGKNNGKEVLAYEFTGQFENDVYMIYINAQTGEEEDVIKMNVGEQKMPNKGENA; the protein is encoded by the coding sequence ATGGTTTATGGTGCAATTTCGCGAGTGCTGTTTCCGGTATGTTTAGTTGGATTGGTCGGTGTTGGTGTTTGGGGCTATCAGGAACATAACGAGAAGAACAGTATACTAATCAAAGCAGAGAATCAATATCAAAGGGCTTTCCACGATTTAAACTTTCATATGAACAAACTGCATGATGAGTTAGGGAAATCTGTTGTATTAAATACACGCAAGCAGTTAGCTCCATGCCTTACTAATGTGTGGCGTCTTGCATATACCTCACAGAATGACGTTGGTCAACTTCCATTGACTCTAATGCCATTCAATCACACAGAAGAATTTTTGGCCAAGGTAGCTGATTTTTCTTATGAAGTAGCTGTGAGAGATTTAAATCAGGAGCCATTGAGTGAAAAGGAGTATAAAAGACTCAACACTCTGTACCAGAACTCTAAAAAAATCCAAAAAGAATTGACTGGTGTTCAAACAAAGGTTATTGATAGCAAATTGCGCTGGATGGATGTAGAAACAGCACTTGCTAAACAGCAACAGCCTGGAGATAACACCATCGTTGACGGCTTTAAAACGATTGATAAAAAAGTACAGGAGTTCCCTGAAATGGAATGGGGAATGACTGTTCACAATATGGAAACGAAACGTCAGCAACGTATAAAGGGCATATCAGGAAAACCAGTTAGTGAACAAAAAGCGATAGAGATTGCTAAAAAATTCGTTGGTAACATTTCGCCAAAAGACAAGATTTCTGTAGAAAAAAACGGAAAAGGTATGCAATATAATGCATACAGTGTCCGTATAACTAGTAAAAATGCTAGTCCAATCAATATGGATGTAACCAAAAAAGGCGGAAAGGTTGTCTGGTTATTAAACGAAAGAGAAGTCAAACAAGCAAAGATAAACTTAGATCAAGCGGAAAAAAGCGCTAAGAAGTTCCTGAAAGAAAAGGGTTACGGCGATATGGTAGCAACCGAACGAGATACATACGGAGGGATAGGGGTATTTACGTTTGTACCAAAAGTGGAAGACGTACTAATCTATCCTGATTCCGTAACGGTCAAAGTGGCGCTTGATAATGGAGATGTGAATGGTTTTCATGCTGTTGAATATTTATTTAACCATAAACAACGCATGATTCCAAAAGCAAAAGTCTCTGCCCAGCGAGCAAGAACTATGATCAATCCACATGTTAAGGTTACTGATTCTAGACTTGCCATGATTCAAGGAAAGAATAACGGGAAAGAAGTTTTAGCTTATGAGTTCACTGGACAATTTGAAAATGATGTTTATATGATTTATATCAATGCACAGACTGGTGAAGAAGAAGATGTAATAAAAATGAATGTAGGCGAGCAAAAAATGCCAAATAAAGGCGAAAATGCATAA
- a CDS encoding flagellar brake protein, with amino-acid sequence MSVLPQVGQVMRLSLASLSEEQSKKVYKTRVADYSEKNFAIELPIDEETGRTESLPIGTTCSVWYVGQDGSRFDFETKIIGTKQENISMLLMEKVAKEQIIRTQRRGYLRVPASFEISVSYPDIRGKQKILAKTLDISGGGLAFACPKNHILQEEQEIAMWISFPSKTGTVSHAFAKAQVTRVQEQELSDFNWISLQFTTISEADRAKIVRVCYERQLEIRQKGIVE; translated from the coding sequence GTGAGTGTGTTACCTCAAGTAGGACAAGTGATGCGTCTATCTCTCGCGTCCCTGTCAGAAGAGCAAAGCAAGAAAGTGTATAAGACAAGAGTAGCAGATTATTCTGAAAAAAACTTTGCAATTGAACTACCCATCGACGAAGAAACGGGCAGAACGGAGTCTCTTCCAATTGGAACGACCTGTTCAGTATGGTATGTTGGACAAGATGGTTCACGATTTGATTTTGAAACAAAAATTATTGGTACGAAACAAGAAAACATTTCTATGCTTTTGATGGAAAAAGTAGCAAAAGAACAGATCATTCGTACGCAACGCAGAGGTTATCTGCGAGTTCCTGCTAGCTTTGAGATCTCTGTTAGCTATCCAGACATCCGAGGAAAACAAAAGATCCTGGCGAAGACTTTGGATATTAGTGGTGGAGGTCTGGCATTTGCATGTCCCAAGAACCACATCTTACAAGAAGAGCAGGAAATAGCTATGTGGATTAGTTTTCCATCCAAAACGGGAACCGTTAGTCATGCTTTTGCCAAAGCACAAGTAACACGTGTCCAAGAACAAGAACTGAGTGATTTTAATTGGATATCTTTGCAGTTTACAACTATATCAGAAGCAGATCGAGCTAAAATTGTTCGTGTATGTTATGAACGTCAATTGGAAATAAGACAAAAAGGAATAGTTGAGTAA
- a CDS encoding DUF5359 family protein codes for MRKSTFDARFVMLSNRLERYLMKAIIIFIASLLLAQTILTWSSIRPYFVRVERLEGISAIR; via the coding sequence ATGAGAAAATCAACGTTTGATGCTCGTTTTGTAATGCTGTCCAATCGTTTAGAGAGATATCTTATGAAAGCTATCATTATTTTTATTGCTTCTTTATTGTTGGCTCAAACCATTTTAACTTGGAGTTCAATTCGCCCTTATTTTGTTCGCGTTGAGAGATTGGAAGGCATTTCTGCTATCCGTTAA
- the cmk gene encoding (d)CMP kinase, whose amino-acid sequence MNIAIDGPAGAGKSTVAQLVAAALQYVYIDTGAMYRALAWAVLKNGTAIEDQESVASLLQQAKIELKRTEEGQRVYWDHEDITHQIRTQEVSNYASVVASYPEVRATMLILQRDMAQQGNVVMDGRDIGTHVLPEAEVKVFLTASIEERATRRFGDLLAKGEQPDITELQKEIAERDKRDRERETAPLKQAEDAILLDTTGMPLDEVVSKILALCK is encoded by the coding sequence ATGAATATTGCAATTGATGGACCTGCTGGTGCAGGGAAGAGTACCGTGGCACAACTAGTTGCTGCTGCATTACAGTACGTTTATATTGATACAGGAGCGATGTATCGGGCTTTAGCTTGGGCTGTTTTAAAGAACGGCACTGCAATTGAAGATCAAGAATCTGTTGCAAGCCTGTTACAACAAGCCAAGATTGAGTTGAAGCGTACAGAGGAAGGACAACGCGTGTATTGGGATCATGAGGATATCACTCACCAAATTCGCACACAGGAAGTAAGTAATTATGCTTCAGTAGTGGCGAGTTACCCAGAAGTTCGTGCTACGATGCTAATTCTGCAACGTGATATGGCCCAGCAAGGAAATGTAGTGATGGATGGGCGCGATATAGGTACGCACGTGTTACCTGAAGCGGAAGTGAAAGTTTTTCTGACAGCTTCCATTGAAGAGAGAGCTACACGTCGTTTTGGTGACCTTCTTGCAAAAGGGGAACAACCTGATATAACCGAATTACAAAAGGAAATTGCTGAGCGCGACAAACGCGATCGTGAGCGAGAAACAGCGCCACTCAAGCAGGCTGAGGATGCTATCTTATTAGACACCACAGGAATGCCGCTTGATGAGGTTGTTAGTAAAATTCTTGCGCTCTGCAAATGA
- a CDS encoding lysophospholipid acyltransferase family protein: protein MILYKFFRGIFRIVLKGLYRYESIGYENVPNEGPVILCCNHISNWDPPLLGCGIDRQVSYMAKEELFRFPVLSHVLKSFNAIPVKRGGNDRGAIRTTLQVLEQGRVFGIFPEGTRSKSGELGEGKTGVAMFALKSEATIVPVAIIGPYRLFHKVKVVYGKPIDISKYREAKSSSDTMREVTQVIMGEIQKLKDTHQQ, encoded by the coding sequence TTGATTCTTTATAAATTTTTTAGAGGTATATTCCGTATTGTTCTTAAGGGATTGTATCGATATGAGTCCATAGGATATGAGAATGTACCAAATGAAGGTCCAGTCATTCTATGCTGCAATCATATTAGTAATTGGGATCCGCCCTTACTAGGATGTGGAATAGACCGACAAGTCAGTTATATGGCAAAAGAAGAATTGTTTAGGTTTCCCGTTTTGTCTCACGTACTGAAAAGCTTTAACGCAATTCCTGTTAAGCGTGGTGGGAATGATCGAGGTGCTATTCGTACTACACTACAGGTTCTGGAACAGGGAAGGGTCTTTGGTATCTTTCCGGAGGGAACGCGAAGCAAATCAGGAGAATTGGGCGAAGGAAAGACGGGAGTAGCAATGTTTGCTCTCAAATCAGAGGCAACTATCGTACCTGTAGCAATAATTGGACCATACCGTTTGTTTCATAAAGTAAAAGTTGTGTATGGAAAGCCAATTGATATCTCAAAGTACCGAGAAGCTAAAAGCAGTAGTGATACTATGCGCGAGGTAACGCAGGTGATTATGGGCGAGATTCAAAAATTAAAAGATACTCATCAACAGTAG
- a CDS encoding YIEGIA family protein, whose product MIKELLSNEYVVPLLIGIAAGIVTRLYLLQTDYRQYPTYPHGKLIHVALGIIASGLGAVAVPSFLKEDYTAITFLALAAQQFRDVRNMERATLTEIDKHELVPRGGSYIEGIAMVFEGRNYMVIFSAFCTTFATVLFNWYGGVLVGILVLMISRLFKSGKSLKYIADVVPSVIRLDDVHLYVDDIYMMNVGSPEAQAIIRERGVGYILIPKNANAKVTIAHPGQRQAIIHDASTILGIYSDEGEPSLTPLVKRDLKTGRMGIFLLPYEQGIEKGKSVLENTPVIESAIRMPSEAKVNQPKGSSS is encoded by the coding sequence ATGATCAAAGAATTGCTTTCAAATGAGTATGTCGTTCCTCTTTTGATTGGAATTGCTGCTGGGATTGTCACACGCCTGTATTTACTCCAGACTGATTATCGGCAATATCCTACCTATCCTCATGGGAAGCTCATTCATGTAGCATTAGGGATTATTGCCTCCGGATTGGGGGCGGTTGCGGTACCTTCCTTTTTAAAAGAGGATTACACGGCTATTACGTTTTTGGCACTTGCTGCTCAACAGTTTAGGGATGTTCGTAACATGGAACGAGCAACTTTGACAGAAATCGATAAGCACGAGCTGGTTCCACGAGGTGGGAGTTATATTGAAGGAATTGCGATGGTCTTCGAAGGGCGTAATTACATGGTTATTTTCTCTGCATTTTGTACTACGTTTGCAACTGTGCTGTTCAATTGGTACGGAGGGGTATTGGTAGGTATCTTGGTTTTGATGATTTCTCGCTTATTCAAATCGGGAAAGTCATTGAAATACATAGCGGATGTAGTACCGTCAGTCATTCGTCTCGATGACGTGCATTTATATGTAGACGACATCTATATGATGAATGTGGGCTCCCCCGAGGCTCAGGCTATCATAAGGGAACGAGGTGTAGGTTATATACTAATTCCTAAAAATGCCAATGCGAAGGTAACTATTGCACATCCAGGACAACGCCAGGCAATTATTCATGATGCCTCAACTATTCTAGGCATTTATTCAGACGAAGGTGAGCCCTCTCTTACTCCACTTGTAAAACGAGATCTGAAAACGGGGCGCATGGGGATTTTCCTGTTACCATATGAGCAAGGAATTGAAAAAGGTAAAAGTGTACTTGAAAATACGCCTGTTATTGAAAGTGCCATTCGCATGCCGAGTGAAGCAAAGGTAAATCAGCCAAAGGGGAGTTCATCATGA
- a CDS encoding capping complex subunit for YIEGIA has translation MSAGILAIISTRKGDIAGGAPIFFAKDSKEMQDIAFTLEKITDAMIHQITPEILVIVRHK, from the coding sequence ATGAGTGCTGGTATTCTGGCGATCATTTCAACAAGAAAAGGGGATATAGCAGGTGGAGCCCCTATCTTTTTTGCTAAGGATAGTAAGGAGATGCAAGATATCGCGTTTACACTAGAAAAAATAACAGATGCAATGATTCATCAAATTACACCAGAAATCCTGGTCATTGTTAGGCACAAGTAG